The following proteins come from a genomic window of Ursus arctos isolate Adak ecotype North America unplaced genomic scaffold, UrsArc2.0 scaffold_12, whole genome shotgun sequence:
- the LOC113254720 gene encoding fatty-acid amide hydrolase 1 isoform X2 gives MTRTCLGWAPFLVSELQNPDLDSEALLALSLTQLVQKLHSGELSPEAALFTYVGKAWEVNKGTNCVTTYLADCETQLSQAPRRGLLYGVPVSLKECFSYKGQDSTLGLSLNESMPAECDSVAVRVLKMQGAVPFVHTNVPQSMFSYDCSNPLFGQTLNPWQSSKSPGGSSGGEGALIGAGGSPLGLGTDIGGSIRFPSAFCGICGLKPTSNRISKSGLKGCVYGQVAVPLSIGPMARDVESLALCLRALLCEDMFRLDPTVPPLPFKEEVYASSRPLRVGYYETDKYTMPTPAMKRAVLETKQSLEAAGHTLVPFLPSNIPHALETLSTGGLFSDGGHSFLQNFKGDFVDPCLGDLISILKMPRWLKGLLAFLLKPVLPRVAGFLNSMKSRSAGKLWELQHEIEVYRNSVIAQWRALDLDVLLTPMLGPALDLNAPGKATAAVSYTLLYNCLDFPAGVVPVTSVTAEDEAQMEHYRGYFGDMWDNVLQKAMKKSVGLPVAVQCVALPWEEELCLRFMREVERLMSPEKRPS, from the exons ATGACAAGGACCTGCCTAGGCTGGGCCCCATTTCTGGTGTCAGAGCTGCAG AATCCTGACCTGGACTCAGAGGCTCTGCTGGCCCTGTCCCTGACTCAACTGGTGCAGAAGTTACACAGTGGGGAGCTGTCCCCTGAGGCAGCGCTTTTCACCTACGTGGGAAAG gccTGGGAAGTAAACAAAGGGACCAACTGTGTGACTACCTACCTGGCGGACTGTGAGACTCAGCTGTCCCAGGCTCCGAGGCGGGGCCTGCTCTATGGCGTCCCTGTGAGCCTCAAGGAGTGCTTCAGCTACAAG GGCCAGGACTCCACTCTGGGCTTGAGCCTGAACGAGAGCATGCCTGCGGAGTGTGACAGCGTGGCGGTGCGGGTGCTGAAGATGCAGGGCGCCGTGCCCTTCGTGCACACCAACGTCCCTCAGTCCATGTTCAG CTACGACTGCAGTAACCCCCTCTTTGGCCAGACCTTGAATCCGTGGCAGTCCTCCAAAAGCCCGGGTGGCTCCTCCGGGGGTGAAGGGGCCCTCATTGGGGCTGGAGGCTCCCCCCTGGGCTTAGGCACTGACATTGGAGGCAGCATCCGCTTTCCCTCCGCCTTCTGTGGCATCTGTGGCCTCAAGCCCACGTCAAACCGCATCAG CAAGAGTGGCCTGAAGGGCTGTGTCTATGGACAGGTAGCAG TGCCGCTCTCAATCGGCCCCATGGCCCGAGATGTGGAAAGCCTAGCCCTGTGCCTGCGAGCGCTGCTGTGTGAGGACATGTTCCGCTTGGACCCCACGGTGCCCCCGCTGCCCTTCAAGGAGGag GTCTACGCAAGCTCTCGGCCCCTGCGTGTGGGGTATTATGAGACCGACAAGTATACCATGCCCACCCCGGCCATGAAGCGGGCCGTGCTGGAGACGAAGCAGAGCCTGGAGGCTGCTGGCCACACG CTGGTTCCCTTCCTGCCAAGCAACATACCCCATGCTCTGGAGACCCTGTCAACTGGTGGGCTGTTCAGTGATGGCGGCCACAGCTTCCTACAGAATTT CAAAGGTGATTTCGTGGACCCCTGCTTGGGGGACCTGATCTCCATTCTGAAGATGCCGAGGTGGTTGAAAGGACTGCTGGCTTTCCTGCTGAAGCCTGTG CTCCCAAGGGTAGCAGGTTTTCTTAACAGCATGAAGTCCCG GTCGGCCGGCAAGCTCTGGGAACTGCAGCACGAGATCGAG GTGTACCGAAACTCCGTGATTGCCCAGTGGAGAGCGCTGGACCTGGATGTGCTGCTCACCCCCATGCTGGGCCCTGCTCTGGACCTGAATGCCCCAGGCAAGGCCACAG CGGCTGTCAGCTACACTCTGCTCTACAACTGCCTGGACTTCCCCGCGGGGGTGGTGCCTGTCACCTCGGTGACCGCAGAGGATGAGGCCCAGATGGAACATTACAGGGGCTACTTTGGGGATATGTGGGACAACGTGCTACAGAAG GCCATGAAGAAGAGCGTGGGGCTGCCAGTGGCCGTGCAGTGCGTGGCTCTGCCCTGGGAGGAAGAGTTGTGTCTGCGGTTCATGCGGGAGGTGGAGCGACTGATGAGCCCCGAAAAGAGGCCATCCTGA
- the LOC113254720 gene encoding fatty-acid amide hydrolase 1 isoform X1 produces the protein MVLDEMWAALSGASGAALACCFVAAAVALRWSSRRPARGAAARARQRQRAALESMDKAARRFRLQNPDLDSEALLALSLTQLVQKLHSGELSPEAALFTYVGKAWEVNKGTNCVTTYLADCETQLSQAPRRGLLYGVPVSLKECFSYKGQDSTLGLSLNESMPAECDSVAVRVLKMQGAVPFVHTNVPQSMFSYDCSNPLFGQTLNPWQSSKSPGGSSGGEGALIGAGGSPLGLGTDIGGSIRFPSAFCGICGLKPTSNRISKSGLKGCVYGQVAVPLSIGPMARDVESLALCLRALLCEDMFRLDPTVPPLPFKEEVYASSRPLRVGYYETDKYTMPTPAMKRAVLETKQSLEAAGHTLVPFLPSNIPHALETLSTGGLFSDGGHSFLQNFKGDFVDPCLGDLISILKMPRWLKGLLAFLLKPVLPRVAGFLNSMKSRSAGKLWELQHEIEVYRNSVIAQWRALDLDVLLTPMLGPALDLNAPGKATAAVSYTLLYNCLDFPAGVVPVTSVTAEDEAQMEHYRGYFGDMWDNVLQKAMKKSVGLPVAVQCVALPWEEELCLRFMREVERLMSPEKRPS, from the exons ATGGTGCTGGACGAAATGTGGGCTGCGCTGTCTGGCGCCTCCGGGGCTGCCCTGGCCTGCTGCTTCGTGGCAGCGGCCGTGGCCCTGCGCTGGTCAAGTCGCCGGCCGGCGCGGGGCGCGGCGGCCCGGGCGCGGCAGAGGCAGCGGGCGGCCCTGGAGAGCATGGATAAGGCGGCGCGGCGCTTCCGCCTCCAG AATCCTGACCTGGACTCAGAGGCTCTGCTGGCCCTGTCCCTGACTCAACTGGTGCAGAAGTTACACAGTGGGGAGCTGTCCCCTGAGGCAGCGCTTTTCACCTACGTGGGAAAG gccTGGGAAGTAAACAAAGGGACCAACTGTGTGACTACCTACCTGGCGGACTGTGAGACTCAGCTGTCCCAGGCTCCGAGGCGGGGCCTGCTCTATGGCGTCCCTGTGAGCCTCAAGGAGTGCTTCAGCTACAAG GGCCAGGACTCCACTCTGGGCTTGAGCCTGAACGAGAGCATGCCTGCGGAGTGTGACAGCGTGGCGGTGCGGGTGCTGAAGATGCAGGGCGCCGTGCCCTTCGTGCACACCAACGTCCCTCAGTCCATGTTCAG CTACGACTGCAGTAACCCCCTCTTTGGCCAGACCTTGAATCCGTGGCAGTCCTCCAAAAGCCCGGGTGGCTCCTCCGGGGGTGAAGGGGCCCTCATTGGGGCTGGAGGCTCCCCCCTGGGCTTAGGCACTGACATTGGAGGCAGCATCCGCTTTCCCTCCGCCTTCTGTGGCATCTGTGGCCTCAAGCCCACGTCAAACCGCATCAG CAAGAGTGGCCTGAAGGGCTGTGTCTATGGACAGGTAGCAG TGCCGCTCTCAATCGGCCCCATGGCCCGAGATGTGGAAAGCCTAGCCCTGTGCCTGCGAGCGCTGCTGTGTGAGGACATGTTCCGCTTGGACCCCACGGTGCCCCCGCTGCCCTTCAAGGAGGag GTCTACGCAAGCTCTCGGCCCCTGCGTGTGGGGTATTATGAGACCGACAAGTATACCATGCCCACCCCGGCCATGAAGCGGGCCGTGCTGGAGACGAAGCAGAGCCTGGAGGCTGCTGGCCACACG CTGGTTCCCTTCCTGCCAAGCAACATACCCCATGCTCTGGAGACCCTGTCAACTGGTGGGCTGTTCAGTGATGGCGGCCACAGCTTCCTACAGAATTT CAAAGGTGATTTCGTGGACCCCTGCTTGGGGGACCTGATCTCCATTCTGAAGATGCCGAGGTGGTTGAAAGGACTGCTGGCTTTCCTGCTGAAGCCTGTG CTCCCAAGGGTAGCAGGTTTTCTTAACAGCATGAAGTCCCG GTCGGCCGGCAAGCTCTGGGAACTGCAGCACGAGATCGAG GTGTACCGAAACTCCGTGATTGCCCAGTGGAGAGCGCTGGACCTGGATGTGCTGCTCACCCCCATGCTGGGCCCTGCTCTGGACCTGAATGCCCCAGGCAAGGCCACAG CGGCTGTCAGCTACACTCTGCTCTACAACTGCCTGGACTTCCCCGCGGGGGTGGTGCCTGTCACCTCGGTGACCGCAGAGGATGAGGCCCAGATGGAACATTACAGGGGCTACTTTGGGGATATGTGGGACAACGTGCTACAGAAG GCCATGAAGAAGAGCGTGGGGCTGCCAGTGGCCGTGCAGTGCGTGGCTCTGCCCTGGGAGGAAGAGTTGTGTCTGCGGTTCATGCGGGAGGTGGAGCGACTGATGAGCCCCGAAAAGAGGCCATCCTGA